CGTCCGAGGTCAAGCAACAGGGCGCCATACTGGGCGCGACGACGAGAGTCCAGCGGACGCTCGACCAGCGTTTCGCGAAACTCCCGGAGCGCGGCCTGCGTGGCCGGCGAACGGCTACCCTCCGTCAGCGAAAGCCGGCCGATCTTCTCGGCTTGTTCGCGGGTGTCGACTGTCTGCCTTGCGATGTCCGCACCGAAGATTGTCGCGAGCGCCGCGGTGGCGAGGAGGGTCAGCGCGATCCACAGGGGACCGCGGCCATCAGGGCGACCGGCCTCACTCCGCTCGTCGATGAGCGTCAGCTGCGGTTCTTGCATCGCAAACCCTGAAGCGCCCCGGCGACGACGGCGACCGCCGCAGCGTTGGCAGGAATATGAAAATTGAAATCGACGATGGCGTGGGCCGCCGCCGCCAGAACGCCGGCCGCCGCGCCGCAGGCAAGCAAGCCGTGGCGGCCGGAGAGTCCATCGTAGGCCGCCAGGAACAGTGGGCCCAGAAAGAGGAGGAACCCCAGGAGACCCAGAAGCCCGCCCTCGGCGAGGGCCTGCACGTAATCGTTGTGTGCATGGATATAGAACAGACGCACCTCGGGTGAGCGGAACAGCGGGAACGCCGTCGCAAACGTGCCGAACCCGCTCCCGGTCCAGGGCAACTCTCCTGCCATCGTCAGCGAATCGCTCCAGACCTGCAGGCGACCTCCGTCGTGAGCGAAGATCTCGTCCGACTCTGCGTAGCGATCGATCAGCCGCGCCGACCCCAGCGGGACGAACACGAAACCGACCACCAGCAAGAACGCCACGACCCCGATCCAGATTCGACGCCTGCCGCTCTCTCGATACGCCCGCCACACCACCCAGGTCAACGCCGGAAGCGTCACCGCGATGCCCGCTCGCGACATCGACAGCATCAGACCGCAACCCCCGAGTGCCACCAGCAGTCCATACCAGAGGTGTCGGCTTCCGCCTCGCCCGAGGAAGCCGCTGATCCCGGGCCCCCGTCGACGACGTTTCAGGAGGTCGCGCAAGAACCAACCGACGGCGCAGGTGAGTGCGATCGTGAGGTAGCCGGCGAAGTGATTCTTGTTGACGAAGGTACCGGTTGCGGCGTCGAGGTAAGCCCGCTTCGGGACGTTCCAGATCCGATCGATCCCCGAAGCAAGCACCACAATTCCATACACACTCTGCGCGGCGGCGGAGAGCAGGAATGCCAGGGCGATGCGGCGAAACCCCAACGTGGCTCCCACGGTCAAGGCGACACACCAGAGCGCTGCATACGCGCCACCGGTCCGCAATGCCGACGCGGTCGCGGCCGGATCCATGGACAGCGTTGTGGGTTGAGTCGTCTGGAGGGCATCGACACCGAGCGCCTTCGTCTCGGCCATGGCTATCTCGGCCGGAGGTTGAGCCGCCACCCGAACCGACGCCGTCCGTGGTGCGATCCACCCGACGATCGTACTCCCGACCGAGACGATCTGAAGCGTGGCGAGACCGAGTAGCAGAAACAGGCCGACGATCTGCACGCGACCCGGTGCCGCTTGGGTCAGGCTCCGACCCCGCAAACCCCAGACAACGAGTAACGCATAGGCCGCCAATTCCAGTGCGAGCCGACCGGCAGGGATGACGCTACCGAAGGGGAGTGGAGCCAGGACCACCACGGCGCACAGGCCCCACTGGAGAAACCGCAACGAAGGATCGACACGCTGGGACGATCGGCCGCTCACGGGGAGGCGCCGGCGGCTAGCCGGCTGTTCCGTCGGCCCGAGGGGAATCGTGGCTCTCTGTGTTGGTGTCGTACCGCCCGTAGTACCGATAGCCGTGGACCGAAGAGCCGTGAAGGGATAGATCCAGATCGTTGAGAACGACACCGATCTGACACGCCCCGGGTTGTTCGAAGCGTTCGGCGGCAAGACGCATCGACTGTCTCGGGGTTCGCGATGCGCGTACCACGAGGATCGCCTGATCCATCGAATGGGAGATGATGACCGGATCCGAGACCGAGAGCGCCGGCGGACAGTCGAAGACGATGTGGTCGTAACCCGCGGTCAACAACGCGTTGCCGAGTTCCTTGAATCGCTCCGAGTTCAGAAGCTCCGAGGGGTTCGGCGGTATCGGTCCGCTCGGAAGCAGATCCAGGTTGGGGATCTGCGTCGGTCTTACATCCGCCGTCGCGGAAGGCTGCAGCCCGGAGAGGAAGTTGCTGACCCCGCGTTCGTTGGAGAGGTTGAGCGGCTTGTGGAGTCGCGGGCGCCGAAGATCCGTATCCACCAGGATGACGCGACGACCCAACTGGGCCAGGACGATCGCAAGGTTGATGGCGGTTGCCGTCTTGCCCTCTTCCGGCATGGCGCTACTGACCATGATCTGTCGTGGGGGCTGCCCGGGGTTCGAGAGAAGAATCGAGGTCCGGAGCTCTCGGTAGGCCTCCGAGACCGACGAGCGCGAATCCAGATGAACCGCAAGATCGACGGGGATCGCCGCGACCGGCTTCTGATCGGTATAGCTGCCGTCGTAATGAGGGATCATCGCAAGCAACGGTCGAGAGATGATCCGCTGGAGTTCTGCCGGAGAGCCGATCGTGTTGTCGAAATAGTCCAGCACGAATGCCATGGCGACGCCAAAGCCCAGACCGCAGAACAGAGCGAGGACCAGGTTCAGTTTGGTGTTCGGACGGAACGGCTCCCGGGGGGCTCGCGCCGACTCCATGACGCGGATGTTCGTCGAAGTCTGGTCGAGATCCTTCAGCCGCGAGGAGAGGGCCATCTGATTCTGGCGACCGATCAGGGCGTTGAGCGTCTCGCGCTTCTTCTTGACATCGCCATGGAGATTACTGAACTCCACCGAATCCCGTCGTAGCTTCTGAGCACGGGTCTCCTGCTTCGCGAGAAGCGCATCGATGCTGGCGAGCCTCTGGCGCGACTCTTCGAAGGCTCCGAAGCGAGCCGCACGGATCTGATCGACGATGCGCCCCGTCTCCAGTTCAAGTCGATGGTTGGACTGCTCGAGTTTCGAGGTCAGTGTTTCGACCTGCGGCCACTCCTCGCCGAATCGGCCGGTGATCTCCGACAACTCGGCCTCGTACCCGGCGGTCTCCTCCCGCAGCCGGGAGATCAGATCGGAGCTGCGAACCTCCGCGATCGATTCGGGATCGGCCTCCTGGATGGACAACCATGCGGCCTCATCGCGGGCCAACTGGGTCTGCGCGTCCGTTCTCTGTCGGGAGACATCCTGCAGGGCCGCCATCGTCAGGTTGCTGCTGTCGTCGATGGAGATGATCCCCTTGATCTCACCGTAGTCCTGCAGGGTCTCCTCGAGAGCGGAGATCTCCGTCTTGAGATTCGCGACCTGCTCGACGAGGAACTCCTCGGCCTCCCCGGTGGTGGAGAACTGCGAGTCGATCGTGAACTGCACGTAGGCGCTCGCCACGGCGTTGGAAATTTCCGCTGCGACCTCGGGGTCCGGCGAGACGTAACTCACCTGGACGAGGTGCGACTTTCGAATCGGGTTGATCTCGAGGCCGATCTGAACTTGCGTGGTCGCGATGTCGATCGGGTCGACCGGTTCGTCGTCGCCTCGGCCGAAGCGGGGGATCCACGATGTCAATCGTTGCCGTAGACCCGGCTTCGAGGCCGCCGCCTTGAATTCGGGGTGGCTGTTGAGCCCGTGACGCTCGACCGCACGACGGGCGACCGGTTCACTCGCAAGGATCTTGTATTGCGTTTCGTAGAACTCGGAGTAGGCGACCCAGCTGGTGTCAACGGTCGAGAGTTCGCGGAAGGTGAGGATGTTCGGATTCTGTCGTTCGATCTGGAGCGTGACGGTCGCACGGTAGAGCGGCGTCAGCATGAAGTTGCCGATCAGGACGGCCACGAACACTCCGGTCACCGCAAGGTAAACGACCCACCGTCGTCGAACGATGACGGACCAGTAGTCCAGTAGGTGACGGCCGTGGCCGAGAGACTCCATTAGAAATACGCCTCCGGAACGAGGACGATGTCGTCTTTCTGTAGGAGAGGATCTTCGGCCTTACCACGCTTGACCTTACGCAGGTTGATGAGCATCGTGCTGCGGTTTCCGGCCTCGTCTGTACGGATCACCTGCACTCGCTTGTCCGCCGCACGTTCGGTGGTCCCGCCGGCAATCGTGATCGCCTTCAGAACCGTCACCGGCTCGTCGCGGGGGACATCATATTGATTGGGTGTGTTGACGGCGCCGGAGACGAAGATCCGCACCGTCTGCAGGTTGGGGACATAGACGATGTCGTTCGGTGCCAGCGGTACGTTCAGCGACGGGTCCGCCTGATAGACCAACTGTTCGAGCTCAATCGCGATGCGACGCGTCTCTCCGCCGTGTTCCCGGCGAAAGATGAAGATCTGCTTGCCCGGATCGACGTCGAGGCCGCCGGCCATCGAGATCATCTCCAGGAGCGTCTTCTGACCGAGCATCTCGAAGGTTCCGGGCTTCTTGACGGCGCCACTGACCGCGATCTTCTTCGACTCGTATTCCTTGACGAAGACGGTGACCTGCGGGTTCCGCACGTAGCGATCGGCCAGCAGGCCGGCGATCAAGTCTTCCAGTTCGCTCTTGGTCAAACCGGCCACGGCCAGTCTTCCGAGCAGCGGAAGCGAGATCGAGCCGTCCTCACCCACACGGACGGTCTGAGTCAGCTCCTCGACGTCGAAGACCTCGATCTCGAGCAGATCCTGACGACCGACCCGGTAGTCCGAGATCCCGGAGTTGAACAGCGGCGTTCCTGAGTCCTGGACGGCGTCGGTGACCGGTCGGGCCTGCAGGACCAGTGGCTCTTCGGCCATGGCCATCCCGATCGACATGGCGACGACACAGAGCCAGGATGTCATCAGCAGCAGGACGAACCGGAACGAAGATGAACGCATCAGGGGATTACCTTTCCCGGCCGGGCCGGCGTGCGAAGCAGTATAGCGGACGGATCTCTAGAATCCGACCCTGGCGCCGATCCCGACGGTGTTCTGAGTCTGGTCGAAGCCGGCTTCCGATGAGTCGCGCTCGTAATGGCCAAAGGTCAGGCGATAAACTACTTCTCGGCCGAGCGCGTTCTCCGAGAGTCGAAAGAGAACACTCGCCTCGTAGCGTCGGATGTCGTCCTCGCGACCCACGCCACCGGTTTCCGGAAACGTCAGGCTGCCGAAAAGTCCGTAGGCTTCCATGCCGAACAGCCGGTTGAGGTAGTGGGTCGCACGCGCACTGACCCGCGTGTCGAGGTAGTACGAGTTGGCACCGTAAACGGCGAACGAGGGCTTCCGTTCGCCCTCGAGGGTCATCCTCGTACTCCGGCCGAGTCGGTGGACGAGCTCGAACTCGCCGATCACTTCGTTGAGGTCCGGGAGTTCAGGGCTGTTGGCGTCGATCCTCCCCAGACCCAGGAGGAAGGTGCCCGACAGTCGTCCGCCTTCGTCCAGCGCGATTCCTGCCAACACGCGCCGTTCACGGGTGTCACGGTTCACCGGCGATCCCATAAGGATCGCGTCGGTGTCGAACTCGATGTCCCGTTGCAGCGACTCGAGCAGGATCTTGCTGCGACCGCCAACAAGATAGCTTGCCTCGAGACGGGCGCCGTGCGAGCGACGATCGAGACGCTCGGAGATACTCTGCCCGTTGAGGATCGCGTCCTCGTCTTCGTGGGTGAATCGATCCGTCGTCAGCCCCAGTTCGACCTCGGTGCGCCAACTGGGCCGGAAGATCAACCCGCCCCGTAGTCGTTGACTGATCTGGAGCGGGCGCAGGTCTTCCTGGTCCTGTGGGCGTTGGTGGCTTCGCGCATGCTCACCATCGACGAACACGCCGAAGTTGCGAAACGGAACGGTCATCCGGGCGCGGCTTCGCGAGTCCAGATAGTTGAGGTCCGTAAACGTCTGGTACGCCCGATAGTCAAACGCCTGGCGGAATGTGAGGAACGCGGAGGATCCGATCAGGACGAGCCCGTCGAGTTTGGGCGTGAGGGTGGCTGTCAGATCCGAAGAGCGGTCGCCGCTATCAAAGAAGATGTTGTCGTCGTAGCCAAGATTGGACAGTTCGATGCCCGGACGTACCCGGAACGGACCCCAGCGAAGATAACGTTCGAGGTCCGGCGGTTCGAGCTTGTCCGCGGCGAACAGCGAGCCCGTCGCGACGGTCAACAGAACCAGTAATAAGCCGGGTCGTTTCATTGCTCGACGAGTCTAGGAGGGGGGTCTCGGACCGTCAAGTCACGGGGTCTGCTACGATCCACCGCGGCATGGGTTCTCTCGATTTAACAGGCTCCGGCAACATCTATCGCTGGTTCGCTGCAGCCGTTCTGCTGTTGGCGCTTCCCCTGGGATTCGCGATAGCAAGATCGCCGTTGCTCGCCTCGGCCATGCTGGCGGTCGCACTCGTTGGTGTCGCATGCGCCGTCTGGCCGCGCTTCGAGGTTCTGATGCTCGGCGCTTACCTGCTGTTGCAGGACCCGATTCAGATCCTCGTCGGCGGGGACACGCCCGCCGCGCTGGCATTCAAGCGTGCCGATGAGTTCATCATCCTCGCAGTGGCGGCCGTGGCTCTCCTGGGTTTCGCGACCCGGAAGACCCTGGCCCATCGTCACGTCCTGTTAACGATGATCGCCTGCGTGTTGCCCATGCTCGTCTCGACGGCGATCCAGGGGCGCCACTGGTTGCCGGCCGGCATCGATCTCGTGCTGGTCTGCAAGCCATTCCTGCTGTTCGTGATCGGGGCCAGCATTGCCCTGGACGAGACCCATCTCGAACCGCTCGTCAGGCGGCTGTGTTGGATCCTCACCGCGATTCTGTCTCTAGCGTTCATCTTTCTCGCGTTTCCCGAACTGCAATACCAATACCTGGGTTCCCTCGATCGGGTCGAAGAGCGTATGGGCCTGAGGGCGGCGCAGGGTTGGTTTATCGGCACCAGCAGTTACGCCTGGTTGGCCGTCGCGACATTCTGTTTCAGCTACGCGTCGTATCTGTCCTATCGGCGTCCCGCCCATCTGGTGCAAGCTGTGTTCTCTGCACTCTGTGTCACGCTCACGTGGCGTCGTAAGTCAATGCTCGCGGTGGCGGTCATTCTGTTGTTGCCGCTGTTCGTGAGTCGAGTACGACAGACACGCTGGCGAGTCGTGTTGCTGGGCGGGCTGGCGATCATCGTGCTATCGACGCTTCTTGCCCCGTACGTCTCC
This genomic interval from Acidobacteriota bacterium contains the following:
- a CDS encoding O-antigen ligase family protein; this encodes MSGRSSQRVDPSLRFLQWGLCAVVVLAPLPFGSVIPAGRLALELAAYALLVVWGLRGRSLTQAAPGRVQIVGLFLLLGLATLQIVSVGSTIVGWIAPRTASVRVAAQPPAEIAMAETKALGVDALQTTQPTTLSMDPAATASALRTGGAYAALWCVALTVGATLGFRRIALAFLLSAAAQSVYGIVVLASGIDRIWNVPKRAYLDAATGTFVNKNHFAGYLTIALTCAVGWFLRDLLKRRRRGPGISGFLGRGGSRHLWYGLLVALGGCGLMLSMSRAGIAVTLPALTWVVWRAYRESGRRRIWIGVVAFLLVVGFVFVPLGSARLIDRYAESDEIFAHDGGRLQVWSDSLTMAGELPWTGSGFGTFATAFPLFRSPEVRLFYIHAHNDYVQALAEGGLLGLLGFLLFLGPLFLAAYDGLSGRHGLLACGAAAGVLAAAAHAIVDFNFHIPANAAAVAVVAGALQGLRCKNRS
- a CDS encoding polysaccharide biosynthesis tyrosine autokinase, whose product is MESLGHGRHLLDYWSVIVRRRWVVYLAVTGVFVAVLIGNFMLTPLYRATVTLQIERQNPNILTFRELSTVDTSWVAYSEFYETQYKILASEPVARRAVERHGLNSHPEFKAAASKPGLRQRLTSWIPRFGRGDDEPVDPIDIATTQVQIGLEINPIRKSHLVQVSYVSPDPEVAAEISNAVASAYVQFTIDSQFSTTGEAEEFLVEQVANLKTEISALEETLQDYGEIKGIISIDDSSNLTMAALQDVSRQRTDAQTQLARDEAAWLSIQEADPESIAEVRSSDLISRLREETAGYEAELSEITGRFGEEWPQVETLTSKLEQSNHRLELETGRIVDQIRAARFGAFEESRQRLASIDALLAKQETRAQKLRRDSVEFSNLHGDVKKKRETLNALIGRQNQMALSSRLKDLDQTSTNIRVMESARAPREPFRPNTKLNLVLALFCGLGFGVAMAFVLDYFDNTIGSPAELQRIISRPLLAMIPHYDGSYTDQKPVAAIPVDLAVHLDSRSSVSEAYRELRTSILLSNPGQPPRQIMVSSAMPEEGKTATAINLAIVLAQLGRRVILVDTDLRRPRLHKPLNLSNERGVSNFLSGLQPSATADVRPTQIPNLDLLPSGPIPPNPSELLNSERFKELGNALLTAGYDHIVFDCPPALSVSDPVIISHSMDQAILVVRASRTPRQSMRLAAERFEQPGACQIGVVLNDLDLSLHGSSVHGYRYYGRYDTNTESHDSPRADGTAG
- a CDS encoding polysaccharide export protein, whose product is MRSSSFRFVLLLMTSWLCVVAMSIGMAMAEEPLVLQARPVTDAVQDSGTPLFNSGISDYRVGRQDLLEIEVFDVEELTQTVRVGEDGSISLPLLGRLAVAGLTKSELEDLIAGLLADRYVRNPQVTVFVKEYESKKIAVSGAVKKPGTFEMLGQKTLLEMISMAGGLDVDPGKQIFIFRREHGGETRRIAIELEQLVYQADPSLNVPLAPNDIVYVPNLQTVRIFVSGAVNTPNQYDVPRDEPVTVLKAITIAGGTTERAADKRVQVIRTDEAGNRSTMLINLRKVKRGKAEDPLLQKDDIVLVPEAYF
- a CDS encoding outer membrane beta-barrel protein; amino-acid sequence: MKRPGLLLVLLTVATGSLFAADKLEPPDLERYLRWGPFRVRPGIELSNLGYDDNIFFDSGDRSSDLTATLTPKLDGLVLIGSSAFLTFRQAFDYRAYQTFTDLNYLDSRSRARMTVPFRNFGVFVDGEHARSHQRPQDQEDLRPLQISQRLRGGLIFRPSWRTEVELGLTTDRFTHEDEDAILNGQSISERLDRRSHGARLEASYLVGGRSKILLESLQRDIEFDTDAILMGSPVNRDTRERRVLAGIALDEGGRLSGTFLLGLGRIDANSPELPDLNEVIGEFELVHRLGRSTRMTLEGERKPSFAVYGANSYYLDTRVSARATHYLNRLFGMEAYGLFGSLTFPETGGVGREDDIRRYEASVLFRLSENALGREVVYRLTFGHYERDSSEAGFDQTQNTVGIGARVGF